The Sediminispirochaeta smaragdinae DSM 11293 genome has a segment encoding these proteins:
- the metE gene encoding 5-methyltetrahydropteroyltriglutamate--homocysteine S-methyltransferase, with amino-acid sequence MICKTLVTGFPRIGENRELKRALEHYWSKTASLQELRATAAELRKRHWLFQKRQNIDFISSNDFSYYDNMLDTIVMLNAVPDRFSGIEDETERYFAMARGTAGASAMTMSKWFDTNYHYIVPELSGTLDFRLCPGKILTEYAEAKKLGVKTKINVIGPITFMGLSRASKGENPFGYASRIIPLYKELLARCAELDDTLYIQMEEPYLVKNPTAEVLALLKAAYQDLASVSSNIRIIVTSYFEHSNETTKILAETPIWGLGLDFVHGPQNIQGLKYAKGKKIFAGVVDGRNIWRNDLGASLFLLEKISDMVGREQVVVSTSCSLLHVPYSLQNEPESDIKQHLAFCCEKVEELALLGRVFRGEVVLDSDNIGMKTARSRTPSTQHDGPADIAFGERKVRAGDFAERNALQRRKFHLPKLPTTTIGSFPQTQELRRLRRDFKKRAISEEAYEQGIKTYIDDCIAFQEEIGLDVLVHGEPERNDMVEYFGEMLKGFHFTDNGWVQSYGSRCVKPPIIYGDISRTKPMTVRWISYAQRRSKKPVKGMLTGPVTILNWSFVREDIPRPLVARQIAAALCEEVADLQAAGISIIQVDEAAFREGYPLRKENVSAYERWAVDSFRLAVSSAAKETQIHTHMCYSDFTDIIKTIEAMDADVITIETARGGNRLLDVFEREGYHNEIGPGVYDIHSPRIPSEDEFEKQIFSRLEVLDGKRMWINPDCGLKTRRWEEVRPALQHMVSATRNVRLTLERNETSLT; translated from the coding sequence ATGATTTGCAAAACTCTGGTTACCGGTTTTCCTCGGATTGGGGAAAACAGAGAGCTGAAAAGGGCCCTCGAACACTATTGGTCGAAAACTGCTTCGCTTCAGGAGCTCCGCGCAACGGCTGCCGAGTTACGAAAACGGCATTGGCTGTTCCAAAAAAGACAAAACATCGACTTTATCAGCTCAAATGATTTCAGCTATTACGACAATATGCTTGACACCATTGTGATGCTGAATGCCGTTCCCGACCGCTTTTCCGGTATCGAGGATGAGACCGAGCGTTATTTTGCCATGGCAAGAGGGACGGCTGGAGCTTCAGCCATGACCATGTCCAAATGGTTTGATACGAACTATCACTATATCGTTCCTGAGCTTTCCGGGACGCTTGATTTTCGCCTTTGTCCCGGAAAAATCTTGACTGAGTATGCCGAAGCTAAGAAACTCGGGGTAAAAACAAAAATAAATGTGATAGGCCCCATTACCTTTATGGGCCTATCACGGGCTTCCAAAGGTGAAAACCCTTTCGGCTATGCGAGTCGCATCATACCGCTCTACAAAGAACTTTTGGCAAGGTGTGCGGAGCTGGATGATACCCTTTATATTCAGATGGAAGAGCCTTATCTTGTGAAGAATCCGACTGCGGAGGTTCTTGCTCTGCTTAAAGCGGCATATCAGGACCTGGCTTCCGTCAGCTCCAATATTCGGATTATCGTGACAAGCTACTTTGAGCACTCGAACGAGACAACGAAAATTCTTGCAGAAACTCCTATCTGGGGGCTGGGCCTTGATTTCGTCCACGGCCCTCAAAATATTCAGGGATTGAAATACGCAAAGGGTAAAAAAATTTTTGCCGGTGTTGTCGACGGACGCAATATTTGGAGGAATGATCTTGGTGCCTCTCTTTTTCTCCTTGAGAAAATCTCAGATATGGTCGGTAGGGAACAGGTCGTTGTTTCCACGAGTTGTTCTCTTCTCCATGTTCCTTATTCGCTTCAGAATGAGCCTGAAAGTGATATTAAGCAGCATCTTGCTTTCTGCTGTGAGAAGGTCGAAGAGTTGGCTTTGCTCGGTAGAGTCTTTCGGGGTGAGGTAGTATTGGATTCGGATAACATAGGTATGAAAACGGCCAGGAGCCGAACCCCCAGCACACAACACGATGGTCCGGCCGATATCGCGTTCGGAGAGCGAAAGGTGCGTGCCGGTGATTTTGCCGAGAGAAACGCCCTTCAGCGAAGGAAATTCCATTTGCCGAAACTTCCGACGACGACAATCGGCAGCTTTCCTCAGACTCAGGAATTAAGAAGGTTGAGACGGGATTTCAAAAAACGTGCTATATCGGAAGAGGCGTATGAACAGGGTATAAAGACCTATATTGATGACTGTATTGCATTTCAAGAGGAAATTGGCCTTGATGTTCTGGTTCATGGGGAGCCCGAGCGAAACGATATGGTTGAGTATTTCGGCGAAATGCTTAAGGGTTTCCATTTTACCGACAACGGATGGGTGCAAAGCTATGGGAGCCGCTGTGTAAAACCTCCTATCATATATGGCGATATCAGCCGGACGAAACCCATGACCGTACGCTGGATCAGTTATGCCCAGAGGCGAAGTAAAAAGCCGGTCAAGGGGATGCTGACCGGGCCTGTGACAATCCTCAACTGGTCTTTTGTCCGGGAAGATATCCCCCGCCCTCTTGTGGCGCGGCAGATTGCTGCTGCCTTATGTGAGGAAGTGGCGGATCTCCAGGCTGCCGGGATCTCGATCATCCAGGTCGACGAGGCTGCTTTTCGCGAAGGCTACCCCTTGCGCAAGGAGAATGTTTCCGCATATGAGCGGTGGGCGGTCGATAGTTTCCGTTTGGCTGTTTCTTCTGCGGCTAAAGAGACCCAAATCCACACACATATGTGCTATAGCGATTTTACCGACATTATAAAAACGATTGAGGCCATGGATGCCGATGTCATAACGATTGAAACGGCCAGGGGCGGCAATCGGCTCCTGGATGTGTTTGAACGGGAAGGCTACCACAATGAAATCGGTCCAGGCGTGTACGATATCCACTCCCCCCGCATCCCTTCGGAAGATGAATTTGAGAAGCAGATTTTTTCTCGTCTCGAGGTTCTTGATGGAAAACGCATGTGGATTAATCCCGACTGTGGCCTGAAAACACGAAGATGGGAAGAGGTTCGCCCTGCTTTGCAGCACATGGTATCCGCTACCCGAAACGTCAGGCTCACTCTGGAGAGAAACGAGACTTCTCTAACATAA
- a CDS encoding FeoA family protein gives MHNTFAMKFGLDRGRRHMFHGHGHRNHHCQEMGSVVLSGVDAGSSVRVVCLFGGQDAKRKLLDMGLVPGELLKVVQNDSDGPLLLQVQGSRLMIGRGLADKIRVAAA, from the coding sequence ATGCACAATACCTTTGCAATGAAATTTGGGCTTGATAGAGGCCGGCGGCATATGTTTCACGGACATGGTCACAGAAATCACCACTGTCAGGAGATGGGCTCTGTGGTATTAAGTGGTGTGGATGCCGGAAGCTCTGTGCGCGTGGTATGTCTTTTCGGAGGCCAGGATGCCAAGCGCAAACTCCTCGATATGGGTCTTGTGCCCGGTGAACTCCTCAAGGTTGTTCAAAATGATAGCGACGGGCCGCTTTTACTGCAGGTACAAGGGAGTCGACTCATGATAGGGAGAGGTCTTGCTGATAAGATTCGTGTCGCTGCAGCATAG
- a CDS encoding FeoA family protein yields MGQLKEFRAGDNGTVIGFAPGSAQWKSRLLAMGMTVGTAFQVERVAPLGDPVEIMVRGSRITLRKGEAEALLVERRVS; encoded by the coding sequence ATGGGGCAGCTCAAGGAATTTCGAGCCGGTGATAACGGAACCGTTATTGGATTCGCTCCAGGTTCTGCACAATGGAAGAGTCGGCTTCTTGCGATGGGAATGACCGTAGGAACGGCGTTTCAGGTGGAGCGTGTAGCACCACTGGGGGATCCCGTGGAAATAATGGTTCGGGGCAGCCGGATCACACTTAGGAAGGGCGAAGCAGAAGCGCTTCTTGTTGAAAGGAGAGTATCATGA